In Ferroplasma sp., a single window of DNA contains:
- a CDS encoding SDR family oxidoreductase produces the protein MFKNNLLEGKNILITGGGTGLGKQMSETFLKLGASVSIISRRESHLIEATEYFNEMGYRIEAEKCDVRNPDELKKAIDTIEDRTGSINVLVNNAAGNFISKTEDLSPKAFDTIIGIVLNGSSYASLEMGKRWIKNSVKGTVLSIVATYAWTGSGYVVPSAVAKAGVLALTRSLAAEWGHYGIRTVAIAPGAFKTEGAWSRLLPGEQYENEIIEGNPERRLGTKEEIASIAAFLISDMASYINGEVITADGGQSLYGASMFNMMEKLPEDVWKIMRQR, from the coding sequence ATGTTCAAAAATAATTTGCTGGAGGGCAAAAATATTCTTATAACAGGCGGCGGCACTGGACTTGGAAAACAGATGTCAGAAACGTTTCTTAAACTTGGAGCATCGGTATCCATAATAAGCAGGAGGGAAAGCCACCTCATAGAGGCGACGGAGTACTTCAATGAAATGGGATACAGGATCGAGGCAGAAAAATGTGATGTAAGAAATCCAGATGAACTGAAAAAAGCTATTGATACTATAGAGGACAGAACAGGGAGCATAAATGTGCTTGTTAACAATGCAGCAGGAAATTTTATCAGCAAAACAGAGGACCTGAGCCCTAAAGCCTTTGATACGATAATAGGGATAGTTCTTAATGGCAGCTCCTATGCATCTCTGGAGATGGGAAAGCGATGGATCAAAAATTCTGTAAAGGGTACAGTGCTTAGTATAGTAGCAACCTATGCATGGACAGGGTCAGGGTATGTTGTGCCATCGGCAGTGGCCAAGGCAGGTGTACTTGCCCTGACAAGGTCACTGGCTGCTGAATGGGGGCATTATGGGATAAGAACTGTTGCAATTGCACCAGGGGCATTCAAAACAGAGGGCGCCTGGTCCCGGCTTTTACCTGGAGAACAGTATGAAAATGAGATAATAGAAGGGAATCCTGAGAGAAGGCTCGGAACAAAGGAGGAAATAGCAAGCATTGCCGCGTTCCTAATATCTGATATGGCGTCATACATAAACGGGGAGGTAATTACAGCAGATGGCGGGCAATCCCTGTATGGAGCCAGCATGTTCAATATGATGGAAAAGCTACCAGAAGACGTATGGAAGATCATGCGACAGAGATAA